From Chloracidobacterium thermophilum B:
GAATCCGCCACGACTGGCAGGCGGGTGGCCTTGTGCCAGGCCCGAAGCAGTGCAATCACTTCGGGCGGTGTGCTGCCGTAGCCATAGTCGGACAGTACCACGCCAGTGGCCGTGGGCAGGGCGGCGCGTACCCGGGCCGTCAGGGTTTCGACGACACCCGGCGGCAGAGGAGACGTTTCCTCACGGTCCAGCCGAATCACCTGCTGGCGCGCGGCATTGGGCAAGCCGGCCAGGACGCGGCTCTTGGTTGGCGTCGGACGCCCCGGCAGTACCACCGCCGGCGTGGTGCAGATGCCACGCCGCCGCAGGTCGGTCAGAACGCACCGCCCGGAACGGTCGCGGCCGATGACGCCAATCCAGGTCGTCGGGATGCCCAAGGCAGCCGCATTGGCCGCGGCATTGGCGGCGCCGCCGGGGATGATTTCCGTGAACTCGTGCCGCAGGATGAGCACCGGCGCTTCCCGCGACACGCGGGCAATCGTGCCGTGGATGAACTCATCCGCGATGGCATCGCCAATGACAAGCAGGTGCTGCGCCGGAAAGCGCGACAGGATGAAACGTAAGGACGCGGACAGCGGCATGCGGGCAGAGAACCTTTTTGCGAACGGGCGCGCGCTCACCGGCCGTTGCGTGGCGCGGCACGGGGTAATCGTTAGCCGACCAGCAGGACATCCGCAATACGCCGGGCGGTCTGGCCGTCCCACAGCTCCGGGCGACGTGGTTCCAGCGGAAAGGGACCGGACAGGCAGGCTTCAGCGGCGGCCAGAATCGCAGCCGGTTCGGTGCCCACCACCTGATTGGTGCCTTCCCGGACTGTAATCGGGCGCTCGGTCGTCGTGCGCAGGGTCAGACAGGGGATGCCCAGCACCGTGGTTTCTTCCTGCAGTCCGCCGGAGTCGGTCAGTACCAGCCGCGCCTGCCGCCACAACTGGAGAAAATCCAGATAGCCCAGCGGAGGCAGGCAGCGCAGCCGCGTAAGGTCAGGCAGGTCAAGGGCTTCCAGCCGCGTCCGGGTGCGCGGATGCACTGGAAAGACAACGGGCAGTCGCCGTGCAAGCTGGATGAGCGCCTGTACAAGACGGCGCAGTGTGGCCGGATTATCCACGTTGGAGGGACGGTGCAGGGTGACGACGGCATACTGCCCCGGCGTCAGTCCCAGTGTGTCGAGAATGGGAGATTGGGCTGCGCGGGGCAGGGCCGCCAGCAGGCTGTCCACCATGATGTTGCCGACGCGCCGGATGCGCGCCGGATCAACCCCCTCGCGCAGCAGGTTGGCGTCGGCGTCGGCGCTGGGTGTCAGGAGCAGGTCGGCGACGGCATCCACCAGCCGGCGGTTGGTTTCTTCCGGCATCGTGCGGTCGAAACTGCGTAGTCCGGCTTCAACGTGGGCGACCCGAAGGCCGCACTGCACGGCCGTCAATGTCGCCGCCAGCGTGGCGTTCACGTCTCCGACGACCACCACCCAGTCCGGCCGCCGGGCCAGCCAAAGCGGCTCCAGTGCCAGCATCGTACGGGCGGTCTGGTCCGTAGCCGTTCCTGACCCGATGCCCAGCGTATGGTCCGGGGCCGGTATTTCCAGATCACGAAAAAAGGCATCGGTCAGGGCCGGGTCGTAGTGCTGTCCGGTGTGGATGATGCAGTGCGTGACCTGTGGGCGCTGCGCCAGTTCGCGGGCAAGCGGAGCCAGCTTGACAAAGTTGGGACGCGCGCCGACGACACTACAGATGTTCATGCCGGCGGCCCCGTCCTGCCGTGATTGTGTCTGCCGAAGCACATTCAATTCCAGAAAAGGCGCGCAGGATGAAGCTCCCTTCAGAAAAGCCGGGAAACCTGTGTACCCAAGACGAACGTTTTACCTGGCGTGATGTCATATTGAGCAAGAGACCAACGGAGGTTCCCGACCATGAATGAACCGATGTATGCCATGCAACGTGCCAACGGTGAATGGCTGATGACCGAAATCGAGGGGCAGCGTTGCCTGCCGGTGTTTCAGAATGCTATGGCGGCCCGCCGCGTTCACCAGCGGGTCGGCACCTTGATGGTGTATCGTCCGCAGCCACTCGATAGCGAGGTCATTACCAAACTCCAGCGCCAGACACCGGACCTGCGATTCTGGCTGGTGGATGATTTCGCTCCCAATCCCGACCTTACTCCGGGCCGCTGGCTTTCCCCGGATGAACTCATCACGGCGGGTGATGCCGGCGGCTACGCCATGGCGGCATGACGCAGGACCATACCCACGATATTGACCCCCAGACCCAACTGCACACGACGTATGTCTATGGCCCGGTGCCCTCGCGGCGGCTGGGCGTCAGTCTGGGGGTCAATCCTCTGCCTGTCGAAACAAAAGTCTGCAACTTCGATTGTCCCTACTGTGAATGCGGCTGGACGGTTTCCGACCGTCCGGCCGGAAACATGCCGCGCTTTGAGACGCTGGCCGCCGAACTCGAAGCCAAACTCAGGCAGTGTCAGGCGCAGGGCATCCGGCTTGACGCCATCACCTTTGCCGGCAACGGCGAACCCACGCTTCATCCACGCTTCCGGGATTTAGTGGAAGAGACCTGCCAGTTGCGTGACCGCTATGCACCGCAGGCTAAGGTCGCCGTTCTTACCAATGCCACCCGGCTGCGCCGACCGGAAGTGCGCGCTGGCTTGCAGCGGGCGGATATTCGCCAGTTCAAGCTCGATGCCGGCACGGAAGCCATGTTCCGGCGTGTGGATCGCCCCTACGGACAACTCACCCTGGCGCGCATCGTGGAAGACATCTGTGCCTTTGACGGCCCTAAGATGCTTCAGAGCATGTTCTTCCGTG
This genomic window contains:
- a CDS encoding NUDIX hydrolase, producing MNEPMYAMQRANGEWLMTEIEGQRCLPVFQNAMAARRVHQRVGTLMVYRPQPLDSEVITKLQRQTPDLRFWLVDDFAPNPDLTPGRWLSPDELITAGDAGGYAMAA
- the wecB gene encoding non-hydrolyzing UDP-N-acetylglucosamine 2-epimerase, with protein sequence MNICSVVGARPNFVKLAPLARELAQRPQVTHCIIHTGQHYDPALTDAFFRDLEIPAPDHTLGIGSGTATDQTARTMLALEPLWLARRPDWVVVVGDVNATLAATLTAVQCGLRVAHVEAGLRSFDRTMPEETNRRLVDAVADLLLTPSADADANLLREGVDPARIRRVGNIMVDSLLAALPRAAQSPILDTLGLTPGQYAVVTLHRPSNVDNPATLRRLVQALIQLARRLPVVFPVHPRTRTRLEALDLPDLTRLRCLPPLGYLDFLQLWRQARLVLTDSGGLQEETTVLGIPCLTLRTTTERPITVREGTNQVVGTEPAAILAAAEACLSGPFPLEPRRPELWDGQTARRIADVLLVG
- a CDS encoding bifunctional heptose 7-phosphate kinase/heptose 1-phosphate adenyltransferase, with the protein product MPLSASLRFILSRFPAQHLLVIGDAIADEFIHGTIARVSREAPVLILRHEFTEIIPGGAANAAANAAALGIPTTWIGVIGRDRSGRCVLTDLRRRGICTTPAVVLPGRPTPTKSRVLAGLPNAARQQVIRLDREETSPLPPGVVETLTARVRAALPTATGVVLSDYGYGSTPPEVIALLRAWHKATRLPVVADSRHRLADFHSLTAATPNQEEAERLAGATFHDLDAASYHAERLREQLALDALLLTRGAEGMTLARSGTAPLSIPVHGSRTPVDVTGAGDTVLVAFTAALAAGADWETAMHLANIAAGIVVMKRGTATVSAAEIETALSNEDLP
- a CDS encoding radical SAM protein, translated to MTQDHTHDIDPQTQLHTTYVYGPVPSRRLGVSLGVNPLPVETKVCNFDCPYCECGWTVSDRPAGNMPRFETLAAELEAKLRQCQAQGIRLDAITFAGNGEPTLHPRFRDLVEETCQLRDRYAPQAKVAVLTNATRLRRPEVRAGLQRADIRQFKLDAGTEAMFRRVDRPYGQLTLARIVEDICAFDGPKMLQSMFFRGVSAGAPIDNTTPEEVAAWLGHVARIQPTEVHLYSLDRTPAEATLEKVSRAELEAIAERVRALGIPAETF